The Ornithinimicrobium sufpigmenti genome includes the window CGCGTCGGTGAGATAGCTCTGCCGCATCCGCCACGGGTCGCGGTCACCCTGGTCCGGCAGGCTGCCCTCGGCCCGGCGCAGGTAGCCGGCGTCCAGGCCCATGAGCGGGCGCCGGTCCATCCCGGGCTCCTCCCGCTCCTCCATGGGGACGGCCACGGCATACCCCCGGTCCTCCATCCACGACAGCACCCGCGCCACCAGGCGCGCGGTGAGGTCGGACCGCAGGGTCCAGGAGGCGTTGACGTAGCCGACGGTGAAGGCGAAGTTGGGCAGGCCGGTGATCATCGCGCCGGCCCAGACCAGCTGCTCGCCCAGCGGCACGGGTATGCCGTCCACCTGCGGCTCGATCCCGCCCGCGACCTGGACGCGCAGGCCGGTGGCGGTGACGAGCACGTCGGCTGGCACGACCTCGCCGGTGCGCAGCCTGACCCCCTCCGGGACGACCCGCTCGATGGTGCCGGTGACAATGCGGGCGCGGCCGCTGCGCAGGGCGGCGAAGAAGTCGCCGTCGGGTGCGGCGCAGAGCCGCTGGTCCCACGGGTCGTAGGGCGGGGTCAGGTGGGCGTCGACGTAGTCCCGCGCGGCGTCGTCGCCGCCCAGGGCCCGGGCCGCCCGGTCGGTCAGCACGCGGCCGGCCAGCCGCGGCGCGGCGCGCATCGCGGCCCACAGCGCGGACCCGGTCAGCACGTTCTTCGTCCGCGCGAGCCGGTGGGCCGGTCCTGCGGGCAGCAACCACCGCGCCCGGTCGGCGAACCGGTCCCGGGAGGGGATCGAGCCCACCCAGGTAGGGGTGCGC containing:
- a CDS encoding flavin-containing monooxygenase, whose protein sequence is MTGLADLGAPVDVDVVVVGAGLSGIGAAHRLRTALPHLRLEVLEARDDLGGTWSLFRYPGVRSDSDMFTLAYPFAPWREQEAIGSGAQILDYLRQTAAEHGITERVRLRHKVVGASFDTAAARWTLTVQTPEGRQERTCRFLHVCTGYYSYDDPHDAQVPGLADFSGDVVHPQFWPADLSYDGRRVVVVGSGATAITLVPALAQPGEDGQVAAQVTMLQRTPTWVGSIPSRDRFADRARWLLPAGPAHRLARTKNVLTGSALWAAMRAAPRLAGRVLTDRAARALGGDDAARDYVDAHLTPPYDPWDQRLCAAPDGDFFAALRSGRARIVTGTIERVVPEGVRLRTGEVVPADVLVTATGLRVQVAGGIEPQVDGIPVPLGEQLVWAGAMITGLPNFAFTVGYVNASWTLRSDLTARLVARVLSWMEDRGYAVAVPMEEREEPGMDRRPLMGLDAGYLRRAEGSLPDQGDRDPWRMRQSYLTDALAVRRLDLDRTLRGRRRSSLPERKLPW